Below is a window of Pyrobaculum aerophilum str. IM2 DNA.
ATAACACATCTTTTAACTTCGACGTAGCTCTCCATAACGCATAGGCGCCCAACGCTCCAACAAACGTGGCAATTAGAGCTGTTGGGAAGACCACAAGCGCCGTGTTTAACAAAACCGGGGCGAGCTCGCCGCTTATCTTAACGAGTGTTGATAAATCAATAGAAGAGGGAGTAAAAACGGGAGTCGTTAACACCTCAGACAGCGGCTTCAACGCGCCGACTACGAGGACGTATAGCGGGAGCGCCCAGACAGCGCCTACAATTACAATTAATAAATGTACAGCGAATTTCATCTGATCCACTTCTTTAAGCTAAGAAGCGAGTACGGAATCACAATGATTGCCGAAATAGCGATTATAACTACAGCAGTAGCGCTGGCCACAGCGATATAAATAGCTGTGAACTTCATAAATGTGTACATAACTAACGTCATGACATTAGGATTTAGAAAAAGTATAGAATATGGTAAATCAAACATTTGAATTGAGAATAATGTAAAGAATATTGTCGAAATTATTAAACTCTGTCTTGATTGCGGTATAACCACTTTAAGCATTGTGTACAACCTGCTGGCTCCATCTATCTGTGCGGATTCTAGCTGAGCTTTGTCGATATTGTAAAACATGGCGAGGTAGAATAGCGTGGCCAGACCAGAATATGCCCAGACGGAGACTAAGGAAATACTCCAGAAAGCGTTATCCCCCTGGAGTGGATTGCCAAAATATTTACCCACTCCCCTATCGACATCTAGAAGCCACCTCCATATTATGCCAGAGACAACTAGTGATAAAGAGAGGGGGTATATAAAATACGCCGTGAGGATATTTCTCGCGCGGGCGCTATTTATGTTGTATATCAACGATGCCACCAAAAGGCCCACTAGATTTCCCGCTCCTACTAATACAACAATCCAGAGTAGAGTTTTAAATAAGGCTGTTTGGAAAAGGGGATCTGTAAATAACTGTAAATATGTTGATAACCCTACAAATTCATAATTAGGTTTTAATACTGAATAATCAGTAAATGAGTAATATAAATTCCACAATATAAAAGTGTATAAAAAAGCTGTTAATAAAAAAAGAGGGATTGAAAAAAGTATTAAGCTTATTCTCATTTGACCCAAGGCGGCTGATATCCGCCAAAGGGCTTTCCAGGGGCGCCCATGTACCAAGTATCTTTCCACAAGGAGCGCTGCGTGGCCAGCGCCTTTGCAAGTGCGTCGTACCACAAGTCAGCCCTACCCGTCTGCACAAGCACTATAGACTGTTGCATAAGCGATTGCCACACGTCTGAAAACAGCGCGCCGTGTGTGAGACTGAGGACATAAGACTTCGCGTTTCTATACTCTTCCACTTCCCACCTCTGAATAGCCGTGGGGTATATTGAGGGATCTATATTCTTGTATACCGCAATAGATCCCTTTAATGGGTTGAATATAGACTGCCCCTCCGGACTTGCGAAGTATTTAACAAACTGAATGCCTAAATCTGTAACAGGCCCCCCGGCGGGCACCGCAACCGAGTCTATGACGAGATTATACACGCCCTGCGTGCCGGGAAACGGCGCCACTATAATATTACAGTCAGGAGTAATAGAGGTATGCGGACACATCTTTACTTGGGGATATACGTTGTATATTAGGCCTACAACCCAGTCGCCATCCACATGAGCGAGGCCTTTGCCGGCCACTAAATCTGCCACAGCGCCTGTCCAGTCCAGCGCGGGCCAGTTAGTTGGGAAGGTTTTTGACAGCGTTAAGAAAATCTCAGTCGCCTGTCTCAACGATGGGTCATCAGCAGGGAGCGTGCCGTACATAAACATTATAAATTTCTGAGGCCCCGCAACCGCTAAAAATACCTGCTCCCAGA
It encodes the following:
- a CDS encoding carbohydrate ABC transporter permease; amino-acid sequence: MGLLVASLIYNINSARARNILTAYFIYPLSLSLVVSGIIWRWLLDVDRGVGKYFGNPLQGDNAFWSISLVSVWAYSGLATLFYLAMFYNIDKAQLESAQIDGASRLYTMLKVVIPQSRQSLIISTIFFTLFSIQMFDLPYSILFLNPNVMTLVMYTFMKFTAIYIAVASATAVVIIAISAIIVIPYSLLSLKKWIR
- a CDS encoding ABC transporter substrate-binding protein translates to MRSTQLVAIIIALVVVAAIAYFLGTMSQPQQTTTQPTPTAAPGPRKITFYTWWAGLERFAIDAVIGNFTKKTGIQVEKTAVPGGAGVNAKFAILALMQAGSPPAAFQVHCGPEMLSYIYVAPKGEGSFVELSQVAKEIDMTVQASEVLSACSLNGKIYALPVNIHRANLIFINRQVLDKLGGSVPKTLDDLLSLCNKASSAGIPCLLQAGADQFTILHLWEQVFLAVAGPQKFIMFMYGTLPADDPSLRQATEIFLTLSKTFPTNWPALDWTGAVADLVAGKGLAHVDGDWVVGLIYNVYPQVKMCPHTSITPDCNIIVAPFPGTQGVYNLVIDSVAVPAGGPVTDLGIQFVKYFASPEGQSIFNPLKGSIAVYKNIDPSIYPTAIQRWEVEEYRNAKSYVLSLTHGALFSDVWQSLMQQSIVLVQTGRADLWYDALAKALATQRSLWKDTWYMGAPGKPFGGYQPPWVK